In one Paraburkholderia azotifigens genomic region, the following are encoded:
- the zwf gene encoding glucose-6-phosphate dehydrogenase, giving the protein MTTSTAPASPERPLDMIIFGGAGDLSARKLLPALYMAHTHGNLPAETRILAIGRREWQRDDYLKWMEEQSRPFIESNAFDSSAWDRFLSLFEYVRVDVDQAGDYARLAEASRQNALRVFYLSTSPELFTTISDNLSSHGLLDEHSRVVLEKPLGHNLESAKAINDSVGKHFAEHQIYRIDHYLGKETVQNLMVLRFGNAIFGPLWQAPYIRSVQITVAESVGVGTRAGFYDHTGAMRDMVQNHLLQLLCIVAMEPPVSLDADAVRDEKLKVLRSLRPMTAEDISRDTVRGQYTAGAVDGEPVKGYLEEANVPPDSRAETFVALRAHINNWRWANVPFYLRTGKRMAKKLSEIVIEFADLPFSIMPNSPCGPRNCGNRLVIQLQPNESIQLQMLAKEPGSGMRTLPVNLNLDLEQAFTSRRAEAYERLLIDVVRGRLTHFMRRDELEAAWTWVDPIIEAWKRNGDKPRGYTAGTFGPGASTAMMARENMVWSEES; this is encoded by the coding sequence ATGACGACTTCCACTGCTCCTGCTTCGCCGGAACGCCCGCTCGACATGATCATCTTCGGCGGCGCCGGCGACCTGTCAGCCCGCAAGCTGCTGCCCGCGCTGTATATGGCGCATACGCACGGCAACCTGCCCGCCGAAACGCGCATTCTCGCCATCGGCCGCCGCGAATGGCAGCGTGACGATTATCTGAAATGGATGGAAGAGCAGAGCCGTCCGTTCATCGAGTCGAATGCGTTCGACTCGTCCGCATGGGACCGCTTTCTCTCGCTGTTCGAATACGTGCGCGTCGACGTCGATCAGGCCGGCGACTATGCGCGACTTGCCGAAGCATCGCGTCAGAATGCGCTGCGCGTGTTCTATCTGTCGACCTCGCCGGAACTGTTCACGACGATCTCCGACAACCTCTCGTCGCACGGTTTGCTCGACGAGCATTCGCGCGTCGTGCTCGAGAAGCCGCTGGGTCACAATCTGGAATCCGCGAAGGCGATCAACGATTCTGTCGGCAAGCATTTCGCCGAGCATCAGATCTATCGTATCGACCACTATCTCGGCAAGGAGACGGTGCAGAACCTGATGGTGCTGCGCTTCGGCAATGCGATTTTCGGGCCGCTATGGCAGGCGCCGTATATCCGCAGCGTTCAGATCACGGTGGCGGAGTCGGTCGGCGTGGGCACGCGCGCGGGCTTCTACGATCACACGGGCGCGATGCGCGACATGGTGCAGAACCACTTGCTGCAGCTGCTGTGCATCGTCGCGATGGAGCCGCCCGTGTCGCTCGATGCCGACGCCGTGCGCGACGAAAAGCTGAAGGTGCTGCGTTCGCTGCGTCCGATGACGGCGGAAGACATTTCGCGCGATACGGTGCGCGGGCAGTACACGGCGGGCGCAGTCGACGGCGAGCCGGTGAAGGGTTATCTGGAAGAGGCGAACGTGCCGCCCGATAGCCGCGCGGAAACCTTCGTCGCACTGCGCGCGCATATCAACAACTGGCGCTGGGCCAACGTGCCGTTCTATCTGCGCACGGGCAAGCGGATGGCGAAGAAGTTGTCGGAGATCGTGATCGAATTCGCGGATCTGCCGTTTTCGATCATGCCGAATAGTCCTTGCGGTCCTCGTAATTGCGGCAACCGGCTGGTGATCCAGTTGCAGCCGAATGAATCGATCCAGTTGCAGATGCTGGCTAAAGAGCCGGGCAGTGGAATGCGTACGCTGCCTGTGAATCTGAATCTCGATCTGGAGCAGGCGTTCACGAGCCGTCGCGCGGAAGCGTATGAGCGGCTGTTGATCGACGTCGTGCGCGGCAGGCTGACACACTTCATGCGTCGCGATGAACTGGAAGCGGCGTGGACGTGGGTCGATCCGATTATCGAAGCGTGGAAGAGGAATGGGGATAAGCCGCGTGGATATACGGCGGGGACGTTTGGGCCGGGGGCTTCGACGGCGATGATGGCCAGGGAGAATATGGTTTGGTCGGAGGAGTCGTAA
- the lhpI gene encoding bifunctional Delta(1)-pyrroline-2-carboxylate/Delta(1)-piperideine-2-carboxylate reductase, translated as MSTTPIFDAAGTAHLIPFRPLVDALKKAAADYAAGHVASPERLVVPLNDNGIMLSMPAASADLAIHKLVNVCPRNGERALPTIHGQVMAFDPDTGKTLFILDGPTVTGRRTAAMTMLGIGTLSRAAPQDILLIGAGTQAASHVQAIGELYPEARVRVLGRSAARTQAFCDAQQTNVRSLEPLNDTTIPDSVDTVIALTTSRQAVYDEAPRAGRLVIGVGAFTPQMCEIGARTLAGSALYVDDLAGAKHEAGDFIQAGIDWSTVTGIKDAVANKPALDRPIVFKTVGCAAWDLAAGRVARAALGAG; from the coding sequence ATGAGCACCACGCCGATTTTCGACGCCGCCGGCACGGCGCACCTGATTCCGTTTCGCCCGCTCGTCGATGCATTGAAGAAAGCGGCCGCCGATTACGCCGCCGGACACGTGGCGAGCCCCGAGCGGCTCGTCGTGCCGCTGAACGACAACGGCATCATGCTGTCGATGCCCGCCGCCTCCGCCGATCTCGCGATCCACAAGCTCGTCAACGTGTGTCCGCGCAACGGCGAACGTGCGCTGCCGACGATCCATGGCCAGGTCATGGCGTTCGATCCCGATACGGGCAAGACGCTGTTCATTCTCGACGGCCCGACTGTCACGGGACGCCGCACGGCCGCGATGACGATGCTCGGTATCGGGACGCTGTCGCGCGCCGCGCCCCAGGACATTCTGCTGATCGGCGCGGGCACGCAGGCCGCGAGCCATGTGCAGGCAATCGGCGAGCTGTATCCGGAGGCGCGGGTGCGCGTGCTGGGTAGATCGGCGGCGCGCACCCAGGCGTTCTGCGACGCGCAGCAAACCAACGTTCGCTCGCTCGAACCATTGAACGACACGACGATTCCCGATTCCGTCGATACCGTCATCGCGCTCACGACGAGCCGCCAGGCCGTCTACGACGAAGCGCCGCGCGCGGGGCGGCTCGTGATCGGCGTCGGCGCGTTCACGCCTCAGATGTGCGAGATCGGCGCGCGCACGCTGGCGGGCAGCGCGCTGTATGTCGACGATCTGGCGGGTGCGAAGCACGAAGCGGGGGATTTCATTCAGGCGGGTATCGACTGGTCGACGGTGACGGGCATCAAGGATGCCGTTGCGAACAAGCCCGCGCTCGACAGGCCCATCGTCTTCAAGACGGTCGGCTGCGCGGCCTGGGATCTGGCGGCGGGACGTGTCGCGCGCGCAGCGTTGGGCGCGGGCTGA
- the lhpH gene encoding trans-3-hydroxy-L-proline dehydratase produces MKLNRVISTVEVHTGGEPFRIVTSGLPKIPGKTIVERRAWLKEHADHLRRALMLEPRGHADMYGGYLTDPVSEGADFGIIFVHNEGYSDHCGHGVIALATTAVALGWVERTEPETRVGIDAPCGFIEAFVKWDGDHAGSVRFVNVPSFIWQRDVSVETPSFGTVRGDIAFGGAFYFYTSGEPFGLDVRESQVDRLIQFGAEVKRAANEAFKVQHPHIPEINHIYGTIIDNAPRHAGSTQANCCVFADREVDRSPTGSGTAGRVAQLYLRGELGKDETLVNESIIGTVFRGRVLSETKLDRFDAVIPEIEGDAHICGFANWIVDERDPLTYGFLVR; encoded by the coding sequence ATGAAGCTGAATCGCGTGATCAGTACGGTTGAAGTGCATACGGGCGGCGAGCCGTTCCGGATCGTCACGAGCGGGCTGCCGAAGATTCCGGGCAAGACCATCGTCGAGCGGCGCGCGTGGCTCAAGGAACACGCCGATCATCTGCGCCGCGCGCTGATGCTGGAGCCGCGCGGCCACGCCGACATGTATGGCGGCTATCTGACCGATCCCGTCTCGGAAGGCGCGGACTTCGGCATCATCTTCGTCCACAACGAGGGCTATAGCGACCACTGCGGCCACGGCGTGATCGCGCTCGCCACGACGGCCGTCGCGCTCGGCTGGGTCGAGCGCACGGAGCCGGAAACGCGCGTCGGCATCGATGCACCGTGCGGCTTCATCGAAGCGTTCGTCAAATGGGACGGCGACCACGCGGGCAGCGTGCGCTTCGTCAACGTGCCGTCGTTCATCTGGCAGCGCGACGTCAGCGTCGAGACGCCGAGCTTCGGCACCGTGCGCGGCGATATCGCGTTCGGCGGCGCGTTCTATTTCTACACGTCGGGCGAGCCGTTCGGGCTCGATGTGCGCGAGTCGCAAGTCGACCGCCTGATCCAGTTCGGCGCCGAAGTGAAGCGCGCGGCAAACGAGGCGTTCAAGGTCCAGCATCCGCACATTCCCGAGATCAATCACATCTACGGCACGATCATCGACAACGCGCCGCGCCATGCCGGCTCCACGCAAGCGAATTGCTGCGTGTTCGCCGACCGCGAAGTCGACCGCTCGCCGACGGGCTCCGGCACGGCCGGGCGTGTCGCGCAACTCTATCTGCGCGGCGAACTGGGCAAGGACGAGACGCTCGTCAACGAATCGATCATCGGTACCGTGTTTCGCGGACGCGTGCTGTCCGAGACGAAGCTAGACCGCTTCGATGCCGTGATTCCCGAGATCGAAGGCGACGCGCATATCTGCGGTTTCGCGAACTGGATCGTCGATGAACGCGATCCGCTGACCTACGGTTTTCTGGTGCGCTGA
- a CDS encoding FadR/GntR family transcriptional regulator has translation MASTSLALERAFRPKQIYEQVAERMRGDIRSGDFAPEARLPSERELAARFGVGRPAVREALGALQNEGLVVTRRNSGTYVCADALQRLSAAPADAHLPDCDADISPTSALDVRLILEPAIARRAAMHAQRDGLAEHYLEQMDSINDVSDAAQRALWNDSDRLFHRQLAVMTGDALLVRIADEVARAMDQPLWKRLKDDGIHDPGRIRLYVSEHRLIYEAIVEGDAEAAAFYVQQHIMRVRRDIAPK, from the coding sequence ATGGCCTCGACCTCACTTGCACTGGAACGCGCGTTTCGCCCGAAGCAGATTTACGAGCAGGTTGCGGAGCGCATGCGCGGCGATATCCGCAGCGGCGATTTCGCGCCCGAAGCGCGCTTGCCGTCGGAGCGCGAGCTGGCGGCGCGCTTCGGCGTCGGACGGCCTGCCGTGCGCGAGGCGTTGGGGGCGTTGCAGAACGAAGGTCTGGTCGTCACGCGGCGCAATTCGGGCACGTACGTTTGCGCGGATGCGTTGCAACGCTTGTCGGCGGCGCCTGCCGACGCTCATCTGCCGGACTGTGATGCGGACATCAGTCCCACTTCGGCGCTCGATGTGCGTCTGATCCTGGAGCCCGCGATCGCGCGCCGCGCGGCCATGCATGCGCAGCGCGACGGACTCGCCGAGCATTACCTGGAGCAGATGGATTCGATCAACGATGTTTCGGATGCTGCGCAGCGGGCGTTATGGAATGACAGTGACCGGTTGTTTCACCGACAGCTTGCTGTGATGACGGGCGACGCGCTGCTCGTGCGAATCGCCGATGAGGTCGCGAGGGCGATGGACCAGCCGTTGTGGAAAAGGCTCAAGGATGACGGCATCCATGATCCTGGGCGGATCAGGCTTTATGTTTCTGAACATCGGCTGATTTATGAGGCAATCGTCGAGGGTGACGCTGAGGCGGCTGCTTTTTATGTTCAGCAGCACATCATGCGCGTCCGGCGGGATATTGCTCCTAAGTAG
- a CDS encoding NAD(P)/FAD-dependent oxidoreductase — MTTTYPLHANLSPADTPFPGQADVVIAGAGIMGCAAAYYLARRGVKAVVLDKSRIAGQQSTRAWGFVRQQGREAAEVPLMMAGMRIWEQLERELDFDLEWRQGGCLYVADNDEDWTSFQQWLDVAKQYGLDTRVLDRSQIDQHVHGMQGKALGGLYTPSDGQAEPRRAAAAFASRAVEAGARFFEGCGVVGIERAAGSVTGVVTERGTIRTPRVIIAAGATSWRLLDTLGMVLPQQAVRGTCMRTNPLPSVTASTFWGHGLGIRQRANGAINLADDMQVDVDMTLGYFRALKWFLPELWTQREKFSFHLNGAMFRDLRDRLPGVVPAGERVLHPRDPDPRPNRGHAPRALQKLHALFPALKDARIVESWAGLIDVLPDGIPVLDAPSQVSGLLIATGFCGHGFAMGPIVGRLMAEWIDDGRPSLDLAAFRLQRFFDGTMQRPRSML, encoded by the coding sequence ATGACGACCACTTATCCGCTGCACGCCAATCTGAGTCCGGCCGACACGCCGTTTCCCGGTCAAGCCGACGTCGTCATCGCGGGCGCGGGCATCATGGGCTGCGCGGCGGCGTACTATCTTGCGCGCCGTGGCGTGAAGGCGGTGGTGCTTGACAAGTCGCGCATCGCGGGCCAGCAGTCGACGCGCGCGTGGGGTTTCGTCCGGCAGCAGGGCCGTGAAGCCGCCGAGGTGCCGCTGATGATGGCGGGCATGCGGATCTGGGAGCAGCTCGAGCGCGAACTGGATTTCGATCTCGAATGGCGGCAGGGGGGTTGCCTGTACGTGGCAGACAACGACGAGGACTGGACATCGTTCCAGCAATGGCTGGACGTCGCGAAGCAGTACGGGCTGGACACGCGTGTGCTCGATCGGTCGCAGATCGACCAGCATGTGCACGGTATGCAAGGCAAGGCGCTTGGCGGCCTGTACACGCCGAGCGACGGCCAGGCCGAGCCGCGCCGGGCGGCGGCCGCGTTCGCGTCGCGCGCCGTGGAGGCGGGCGCGCGCTTCTTCGAGGGCTGCGGCGTGGTGGGCATCGAGCGGGCGGCGGGCTCGGTGACGGGCGTCGTCACCGAGCGCGGCACGATCCGCACGCCACGGGTGATCATCGCGGCGGGCGCGACCAGCTGGCGGCTGCTCGACACGCTCGGCATGGTGCTGCCGCAGCAGGCGGTGCGTGGCACGTGCATGCGCACGAACCCTTTGCCGTCCGTGACGGCTTCGACGTTCTGGGGGCATGGGCTCGGCATCCGTCAGCGGGCGAATGGCGCAATCAATCTCGCCGACGACATGCAGGTCGATGTCGATATGACGTTGGGGTACTTCCGTGCGCTGAAGTGGTTTTTGCCTGAACTGTGGACGCAGCGCGAGAAGTTCAGTTTTCATCTGAACGGGGCGATGTTTCGCGATCTGCGCGACCGGTTGCCGGGTGTCGTGCCTGCTGGTGAGCGCGTTTTACATCCGCGGGATCCAGATCCGCGGCCCAATCGCGGGCATGCGCCGCGTGCGTTGCAAAAGTTGCATGCGCTGTTTCCCGCGCTCAAGGATGCGCGGATCGTCGAGTCGTGGGCCGGGTTGATCGATGTGTTGCCCGATGGGATTCCTGTGCTTGATGCACCTTCGCAGGTTTCTGGTCTGTTGATCGCGACAGGGTTTTGTGGACATGGGTTTGCCATGGGGCCGATCGTCGGGCGTCTGATGGCAGAGTGGATCGACGATGGCAGGCCGTCGCTTGATCTGGCTGCGTTCCGGTTGCAGCGGTTTTTTGACGGCACGATGCAGAGGCCCAGGAGTATGTTGTAA
- a CDS encoding helix-turn-helix domain-containing protein, whose protein sequence is MSNEATSTDSLAVAERVRELMSRHGIGKRQQTSELCRILDLSFSQGHRKLRGNSPWTLSQIKKVAEVFGEPAAQLFGAQSLDPGMVGATAQEAVFAVGPIELACTAWIGAPIEAGSRPEFIAWSKLDQWRVVRHDGALYQNAYEVHKIEIYPRRAETDKPLIAVVDDDQASADNLRDYLERSGFAAVAIYGLAAFADTLQTQVFDGVVIDWLFGPQTSAEAIRAVRASENPDAPIFVLTGELLTGKASESEISEIVRNYDVACYEKPARMAILVAELSKRLSRA, encoded by the coding sequence ATGTCCAACGAAGCCACCTCAACCGATTCGCTAGCCGTCGCCGAACGCGTACGCGAGTTGATGAGCCGTCACGGCATCGGCAAGCGTCAGCAGACCAGCGAGCTTTGCCGGATCCTCGACTTGAGTTTTTCGCAGGGCCACCGGAAGCTGCGCGGCAACAGCCCGTGGACGCTCTCGCAGATCAAGAAGGTCGCCGAGGTGTTCGGCGAGCCTGCTGCGCAGCTGTTCGGCGCGCAGTCGCTCGACCCCGGCATGGTGGGCGCCACCGCGCAGGAGGCGGTGTTCGCGGTCGGCCCGATCGAACTCGCGTGCACCGCGTGGATCGGCGCGCCAATCGAGGCAGGCAGCCGGCCGGAGTTCATCGCGTGGTCGAAGCTCGACCAGTGGCGCGTCGTGCGTCATGACGGCGCGCTCTATCAGAACGCGTATGAAGTCCACAAGATCGAGATCTATCCGCGCCGCGCCGAAACAGACAAGCCGTTGATCGCCGTGGTCGACGATGACCAGGCGTCCGCCGACAACCTGCGTGACTATCTGGAACGCAGCGGCTTCGCGGCCGTCGCGATCTACGGGCTCGCCGCTTTCGCGGATACGCTGCAGACGCAGGTGTTCGACGGCGTCGTGATCGACTGGCTGTTCGGCCCGCAGACGTCGGCGGAAGCGATTCGCGCGGTGCGCGCATCGGAGAACCCGGACGCGCCCATCTTCGTGCTGACGGGCGAACTGCTGACGGGCAAGGCGAGCGAGTCGGAGATCAGCGAAATCGTGCGCAACTACGACGTCGCGTGCTACGAAAAGCCGGCGCGCATGGCGATTCTGGTCGCCGAACTGTCGAAGCGTCTGAGCCGCGCGTAA
- a CDS encoding hybrid sensor histidine kinase/response regulator yields MADQGSHRQIGRRPLRRVVLVVIWIAALAAPITAISYLLYSTLLNPRATQQVTGTYDGFYWDAAQLQIAYARLESQLLLYQTGADSDYQRLALHFQVLQSKLRVMAGSTRRLAAQAESVQRQQEELAGLSAMLVALQPSLDALPTTPALASQMVEELRKHWKEVNDLAQSRRNVDLQDREAMNTDFIAKRRMLFAGGLVLLLLSAAATTLLVMNGRRRTKLILQQHAALDAEHQASRAAREASLAKDAFLGMISHELRTPLHAIVSSIELLGFTFHSEADRKVLQRLETAARHLEAQMKDLTDYARLGAGKLELRNEHFDPRELLVSIVDENEPAARAKGLVFEGMASGRTGLVDSDPHRIRQIVNNLVTNGIRYTERGRVTLHFEQHEDALIVVVTDTGAGVPNKQIPLIFKEFTQLDSSRTRRFEGAGMGLAIVQGLVDLFGGTIGVDSEVGKGTRFAVTIPVKPVAAPAGTAATPQTAHGEGRPQVLIVDDNELIRESLCEMLAHMGCDAAAVANADDAHAWLAARHCDLVLLDLHMPDKDGYAFMAEYGETAGKQPAEARTPVIAVSAYAPDGMQRAEADLFFDSLTKPVHYEVLRAAVQRALAARHGASVAG; encoded by the coding sequence ATGGCAGATCAAGGCTCTCATCGTCAAATAGGACGGCGCCCGCTGCGCCGTGTGGTGCTGGTCGTCATCTGGATCGCCGCGCTCGCGGCGCCGATCACGGCGATCAGCTATCTGCTCTACTCGACGCTGCTCAATCCCCGTGCGACCCAGCAGGTGACGGGCACCTACGACGGTTTCTACTGGGACGCCGCGCAGCTCCAGATCGCCTACGCGCGGCTCGAAAGCCAGCTGCTGCTGTACCAGACGGGCGCGGATAGCGACTATCAGCGGCTTGCGTTGCATTTCCAGGTGCTGCAATCGAAGTTGCGCGTAATGGCGGGCTCGACCCGGCGCCTTGCCGCGCAGGCGGAAAGCGTGCAGCGGCAGCAGGAAGAACTTGCCGGGTTGTCGGCGATGCTGGTCGCCTTGCAGCCGTCGCTCGACGCGCTGCCCACCACGCCCGCGCTTGCCTCGCAAATGGTCGAGGAACTGCGCAAGCACTGGAAGGAAGTCAACGATCTCGCGCAGAGCCGTCGCAACGTCGATTTGCAGGATCGCGAGGCGATGAACACCGACTTCATCGCGAAGCGGCGGATGCTGTTCGCGGGCGGGCTGGTGCTGCTGTTGCTGTCGGCGGCGGCGACCACGCTGCTGGTGATGAACGGCCGGCGCCGCACGAAGCTGATCCTGCAGCAGCACGCCGCGCTCGATGCCGAGCATCAGGCCAGCCGCGCCGCGCGCGAAGCGAGTCTGGCCAAGGACGCGTTCCTCGGCATGATCAGCCACGAACTGCGCACGCCGTTGCACGCGATCGTCTCGTCGATCGAGCTGCTCGGCTTCACGTTTCATTCCGAGGCGGACCGCAAGGTGCTGCAGCGGCTGGAGACAGCCGCGCGCCATCTCGAAGCGCAGATGAAGGATCTGACCGACTACGCGCGCCTCGGCGCCGGCAAGCTCGAATTGCGCAACGAGCATTTCGATCCGCGTGAACTGCTGGTGTCGATCGTCGACGAAAACGAACCGGCGGCGCGCGCGAAGGGCCTTGTGTTCGAGGGCATGGCGAGCGGGCGCACCGGGCTCGTCGATTCCGATCCGCATCGCATCCGGCAGATCGTCAATAACCTCGTGACCAACGGCATCCGCTATACGGAGCGCGGCAGGGTCACGCTGCATTTCGAACAGCACGAGGACGCGCTGATCGTCGTCGTCACTGACACGGGCGCTGGCGTGCCCAACAAGCAGATTCCGCTGATATTCAAGGAGTTCACGCAACTCGACTCGTCGCGCACGCGGCGCTTCGAGGGCGCGGGCATGGGGCTCGCGATCGTCCAAGGGCTGGTCGATCTGTTCGGCGGGACGATCGGCGTCGACAGCGAGGTGGGCAAGGGCACGCGGTTCGCGGTGACGATTCCCGTGAAACCGGTCGCCGCGCCCGCGGGGACGGCGGCCACGCCGCAAACGGCGCATGGCGAGGGCCGTCCGCAGGTGCTGATCGTCGACGACAACGAGCTGATCCGCGAGTCGCTGTGCGAAATGCTCGCGCACATGGGCTGCGATGCCGCCGCCGTCGCCAATGCCGACGACGCGCACGCGTGGCTGGCCGCGCGGCATTGCGATCTGGTGCTGCTCGATCTGCATATGCCGGACAAGGACGGCTATGCGTTCATGGCCGAGTATGGAGAGACGGCGGGCAAGCAGCCCGCCGAGGCACGTACGCCCGTGATCGCCGTGAGCGCCTATGCGCCCGACGGCATGCAGCGCGCCGAGGCCGATCTGTTCTTCGACAGCCTGACGAAGCCGGTTCATTACGAGGTGCTGCGCGCTGCCGTGCAGCGCGCGCTGGCGGCGCGGCACGGGGCGTCGGTGGCGGGCTGA
- a CDS encoding molybdopterin-dependent oxidoreductase, translating to MSVLALAFISSEAGAAPLTTTLALDVKGKIAKTNDADHTVFHFSEAQLLALPAHSISTSTTWTAKSTFTGPLLADILKTVGAYGDQIEIHTLDDYTYTVPVSDSSRYGVIVAYSMNGQRLQVSDFGPLFLIYPRDQFPGELAGASADAKFVWQIKALIVK from the coding sequence ATGTCCGTGCTGGCGTTGGCCTTCATTTCGTCCGAAGCAGGCGCCGCGCCACTGACGACGACGCTCGCGCTCGACGTGAAGGGCAAGATCGCGAAGACCAACGACGCCGATCACACCGTGTTTCATTTTTCGGAAGCGCAATTGCTGGCGCTGCCGGCTCATAGCATTTCGACGTCGACGACCTGGACGGCGAAATCGACCTTCACGGGGCCGCTGCTCGCGGATATCCTCAAGACCGTGGGCGCATACGGCGATCAGATCGAAATCCATACGCTGGATGACTATACGTACACGGTTCCCGTGTCGGACTCGAGCCGCTACGGCGTGATCGTTGCGTACAGCATGAACGGCCAGCGCCTGCAGGTCAGCGACTTCGGACCGCTGTTTCTCATCTATCCGCGCGACCAGTTTCCCGGCGAACTGGCGGGGGCGTCGGCGGACGCGAAATTCGTATGGCAGATCAAGGCTCTCATCGTCAAATAG
- a CDS encoding phosphoribosyltransferase — MKKPVLPLTYEQLDHWIDSLQPVLLEERFAAAVGILRGGAPLALMASHAIGVPVAFLSYDRRARHVTWDSAQPLPSPGSKVLLCEDIAGRGFTLVDCIAFLEQHGLIVKTLTGAYDEISRIRPDYANDASGFFALFPWERQAYTDDYREDWLKVESGSAGKMADDHEYATYAIDLDGILLPDVPLSRYDEDLAAALNERDALLPYEVLPDVDLQKVRAVITGRPHADLARTRAWLERHGFGHLELVMRTPDTHDETPEGAAAHKAAAALRCGVTHFIESDPVQALYVAKLAPLLRVIWWDALRHKGTLIAASAWH; from the coding sequence ATGAAAAAGCCGGTTCTACCGTTGACCTACGAACAGCTCGACCACTGGATCGACTCGTTGCAGCCCGTCCTGCTCGAAGAGCGCTTTGCCGCCGCCGTCGGCATTTTACGGGGCGGCGCGCCGCTCGCGCTGATGGCTTCGCATGCGATCGGCGTGCCCGTCGCGTTTCTCAGCTACGACCGCCGCGCGCGCCACGTCACATGGGATTCGGCGCAGCCGCTGCCGTCTCCGGGCTCGAAGGTGTTGCTGTGCGAAGACATCGCGGGGCGCGGCTTCACGCTGGTCGACTGCATCGCGTTTCTCGAGCAGCACGGCCTGATTGTCAAGACACTGACGGGCGCCTACGACGAAATCAGCCGCATCCGTCCCGACTACGCGAACGACGCGTCAGGCTTTTTCGCGCTGTTCCCGTGGGAGCGGCAAGCCTACACGGACGACTATCGCGAGGACTGGCTGAAGGTCGAGTCCGGTTCCGCCGGGAAAATGGCGGATGACCATGAATACGCCACGTACGCGATCGATCTGGACGGCATCCTGCTGCCCGACGTGCCGCTGTCACGGTATGACGAAGACCTCGCCGCCGCTTTGAATGAGCGCGACGCGCTGCTGCCGTACGAAGTGTTGCCCGACGTCGATTTGCAGAAAGTGCGCGCCGTGATCACGGGCCGGCCGCACGCCGACCTGGCGCGCACGCGCGCGTGGCTCGAGCGGCACGGCTTCGGCCATCTGGAACTGGTGATGCGCACGCCCGACACGCACGACGAAACGCCCGAAGGCGCTGCCGCGCACAAGGCGGCCGCGGCGCTGCGCTGCGGCGTCACGCATTTCATCGAAAGCGACCCGGTGCAGGCGCTCTACGTCGCGAAACTGGCGCCGCTGTTGCGCGTGATCTGGTGGGACGCGCTCAGGCACAAGGGCACGCTGATCGCCGCGTCGGCCTGGCACTGA